One region of Natronorubrum aibiense genomic DNA includes:
- a CDS encoding TrmB family transcriptional regulator, producing MDSDELTEILEDAGLSPYQADAFVTLLGLGSASATDIAQASSVPDPRIYDVLRDLEDDGYIETYEQDSLHARAHDPADVLADLRSRANRFETAAEEIEDRWSRPDIEDHKVSIVKRLDTVLAQADELIRAATSQVQIGLTPSQFRDLSDALATATANGVNVKVCLFPQMGTEPELPSTDELSRTCTEACYRDIPSPFLALIDRSWTCFSPHGGSTNEYGVIIDDRTHAYVFNWYFQTCLWEVYETIYSARNDEPPITYVDLRQCLRDVVPLLEDGRRVEMTIQGFETDTGYEVTKRGTVVDVTYAGVSTDDDRETPLTQLAGEASLTLETDDGTYTVGGWGAMIEDFEAIQLTLESID from the coding sequence ATGGACAGTGACGAACTCACCGAAATCCTCGAGGACGCGGGCCTCTCGCCGTATCAGGCCGACGCGTTCGTGACACTGCTCGGCCTCGGCTCGGCTTCAGCGACCGACATCGCACAGGCCAGTTCGGTGCCCGACCCGCGAATTTATGACGTCCTGCGCGATCTCGAGGACGACGGCTACATCGAAACGTACGAACAGGACAGTCTGCACGCTCGAGCGCACGATCCGGCAGACGTACTCGCGGATCTGCGCTCGCGCGCCAACCGGTTCGAGACCGCAGCCGAGGAGATCGAAGATCGCTGGAGTCGCCCGGACATCGAAGATCACAAAGTCAGCATCGTCAAACGCCTCGATACTGTCTTAGCGCAGGCCGACGAGCTGATTCGAGCGGCCACAAGTCAGGTCCAGATCGGCCTGACGCCATCGCAGTTTCGTGACCTTTCGGACGCGCTTGCGACCGCGACGGCGAACGGCGTCAACGTGAAGGTGTGTCTGTTCCCACAGATGGGGACTGAGCCGGAGTTACCCTCGACCGACGAACTCTCCCGGACGTGTACGGAGGCCTGCTACCGTGACATCCCATCGCCGTTTCTGGCGTTGATCGACCGCTCGTGGACGTGTTTCTCACCGCACGGCGGATCGACAAACGAGTACGGCGTTATCATCGACGACCGAACCCACGCCTACGTCTTCAACTGGTACTTCCAGACCTGTCTTTGGGAGGTCTACGAGACGATCTACTCGGCGCGCAATGACGAGCCGCCCATCACGTACGTCGACCTTCGCCAGTGTCTTCGGGATGTCGTCCCGCTGCTCGAGGACGGCCGTCGCGTCGAGATGACGATTCAGGGCTTCGAGACGGACACGGGCTACGAGGTAACCAAACGCGGGACGGTCGTCGACGTCACCTACGCCGGCGTCTCGACCGACGACGACCGCGAGACGCCGCTGACCCAACTGGCCGGGGAAGCCTCGTTGACGCTCGAGACCGACGACGGTACCTACACCGTCGGTGGCTGGGGGGCGATGATCGAAGACTTCGAAGCGATCCAGCTCACTCTCGAGTCGATCGACTGA
- a CDS encoding carbohydrate kinase family protein, translating into MSHDVLIAGETLIDFLPTASGPIDAVEEFERRPGGAPANVAVALARLEHTPTFWTRVGDDPFGRYLRETLREHGIADRYVELDPDAKTSLAFVTHDETGDREFSFYRDGTADTRLEPGRIDDATLEAHEWVHVGGVTLSSGRSREATLELLERATQRDCTVSFDPNERPELWPDDDTYRRVVRDALATVDVLKATAGELERLGFEGDSTEAIARDAMTAGPSVVFVTRGSEGAIAVADDETPWAGTASHPGYEPDVVDTTGAGDAFVAGAIAGLRDGLELADTLAFANAVGAAATTAAGAMTALPTRDAVAAVEEESSDSATE; encoded by the coding sequence GTGTCCCACGACGTGCTGATCGCCGGCGAAACGCTGATCGACTTTCTCCCGACTGCTTCAGGCCCGATCGACGCGGTCGAGGAGTTCGAACGACGACCAGGTGGCGCGCCCGCGAACGTCGCCGTTGCCCTCGCTCGTCTCGAGCACACGCCGACGTTCTGGACACGCGTCGGCGACGATCCCTTCGGTCGGTACCTCCGTGAAACCCTCCGCGAGCACGGCATCGCCGACCGGTACGTCGAACTGGATCCCGACGCGAAGACCTCACTCGCCTTCGTGACCCACGACGAAACCGGCGACCGCGAGTTCTCGTTCTACCGCGACGGCACCGCCGACACGCGCCTCGAGCCGGGGCGAATCGACGATGCCACCCTCGAAGCCCACGAGTGGGTCCACGTCGGCGGCGTCACGCTCTCGAGCGGTCGCTCCCGGGAGGCGACGCTCGAGTTGCTCGAGCGAGCCACCCAACGGGACTGTACGGTCTCGTTCGATCCCAACGAGCGCCCGGAGCTATGGCCAGACGACGACACCTACCGTCGCGTCGTCCGCGACGCACTCGCGACCGTCGACGTGCTGAAAGCCACCGCGGGCGAACTCGAGCGCCTCGGTTTCGAGGGCGACAGCACCGAGGCGATCGCTCGAGACGCGATGACAGCCGGCCCGTCGGTCGTCTTCGTCACGCGCGGCAGTGAGGGCGCGATCGCCGTCGCCGACGACGAGACGCCGTGGGCGGGTACGGCCTCCCATCCTGGCTACGAGCCCGACGTCGTCGACACGACCGGCGCGGGGGACGCCTTCGTCGCCGGTGCGATCGCTGGGTTGCGCGACGGTCTCGAGCTGGCCGACACGCTCGCATTCGCCAACGCCGTCGGTGCCGCAGCGACGACGGCCGCCGGAGCGATGACGGCGCTGCCGACTCGAGACGCAGTGGCTGCGGTCGAGGAGGAGTCGAGCGACAGCGCTACCGAGTAA
- a CDS encoding nitroreductase family protein, producing the protein MTQVPPQQRELDEDVADHRSPDHDIDPLFVNRWSPRAMTGESLEEDEFLPLFEAARWAPSAFNNQHWRFVYATREDDEWETFVDLLSEGNAWAADAGVLAVILSKTTFDHNGEPAPVHSFDTGAAWENLALEGARRGLAVHGMAGFDYERAAEELDVPEEFDVEAMFAVGERAPPETLPEELQEREQPSDRKPLSEIVFQGQFE; encoded by the coding sequence ATGACGCAAGTCCCACCACAGCAGCGTGAACTCGACGAGGACGTCGCCGACCACCGCAGCCCCGACCACGACATCGACCCGCTGTTCGTCAATCGCTGGTCGCCGCGCGCGATGACCGGCGAGTCACTCGAGGAAGACGAATTCCTTCCGCTGTTCGAAGCCGCACGATGGGCTCCATCGGCATTTAACAACCAGCACTGGCGGTTCGTCTACGCGACACGGGAGGACGACGAGTGGGAGACGTTCGTCGACCTCTTGAGCGAGGGGAACGCGTGGGCGGCCGACGCCGGGGTCCTCGCGGTGATCCTCTCGAAGACGACGTTCGATCACAACGGTGAGCCAGCGCCGGTCCACTCCTTCGACACCGGTGCAGCGTGGGAGAACCTCGCGCTCGAGGGAGCCCGTCGCGGCCTCGCTGTCCACGGCATGGCCGGCTTCGACTACGAGCGCGCTGCCGAGGAACTCGACGTGCCCGAGGAGTTCGACGTCGAAGCGATGTTCGCCGTCGGCGAACGCGCGCCGCCGGAGACGCTGCCCGAGGAACTGCAGGAGCGCGAACAGCCCAGCGACCGCAAGCCCCTGTCGGAGATCGTCTTCCAAGGCCAGTTCGAGTAA
- a CDS encoding methionine synthase translates to MSANENKDQFRPEDHENDHFLLTTVVGSYPKPKWLNRAKELYQDPDHGFDEDDYQEAKDDAARLITNEHERAGLDVVVDGEMRRNEMVEFFAHRIEGYEFNGPVKVWGHNYFDKPSVVSEVEYTDSWLVDEYEFTAAATDRPVKVPITGPYTLANWSFNEAYEDDDELTLALADLVNEEIEKLVDAGARYIQIDEPALATTPDDHAIVGEALEQIVADIPEEVRIGLHVCYGDYSRIYPEILEFPVDEFDLELANGDYEQLDVFKDPEFTADLALGVTDVHVAEVESVEQIEENIKKGLEVVPPEQLVVSPDCGVKLLPREVAYGKMANMVEAARNVEKELDEGTIDIERDTAAPADD, encoded by the coding sequence ATGAGCGCAAACGAGAACAAAGACCAGTTCCGACCGGAGGATCACGAAAACGACCACTTCCTGCTGACGACCGTCGTCGGCTCCTACCCGAAGCCAAAGTGGCTCAACCGCGCCAAAGAGCTGTATCAGGACCCCGACCACGGCTTCGACGAGGACGACTATCAGGAAGCGAAAGACGACGCCGCCCGCCTCATCACGAACGAACACGAACGCGCAGGGCTCGACGTCGTCGTCGACGGCGAGATGCGCCGCAACGAGATGGTCGAGTTCTTCGCCCACCGTATCGAGGGCTATGAGTTCAACGGCCCCGTCAAGGTGTGGGGACACAACTACTTCGACAAGCCCTCCGTCGTGAGTGAGGTCGAGTACACCGACTCGTGGCTCGTCGACGAGTACGAGTTCACCGCCGCCGCGACCGACCGTCCGGTGAAGGTCCCGATCACGGGCCCCTACACGCTCGCCAACTGGTCGTTCAACGAGGCCTACGAGGACGACGACGAACTCACGCTCGCACTGGCCGACCTCGTCAACGAGGAGATCGAAAAGCTCGTCGACGCCGGCGCACGCTACATCCAGATCGACGAGCCCGCCCTCGCGACGACGCCCGACGACCACGCCATCGTCGGCGAAGCGCTCGAGCAGATCGTCGCCGACATTCCCGAGGAAGTCCGTATCGGCCTCCACGTCTGTTACGGTGACTACTCCCGGATCTACCCCGAAATTCTGGAGTTCCCCGTCGACGAGTTCGACCTGGAACTCGCCAACGGCGACTACGAACAGCTCGACGTCTTCAAAGACCCCGAGTTCACCGCGGATCTCGCACTCGGCGTCACCGACGTCCACGTCGCCGAGGTCGAATCGGTCGAACAGATCGAGGAGAACATCAAGAAAGGCCTCGAGGTCGTTCCCCCGGAACAGCTCGTCGTCTCGCCGGACTGTGGTGTGAAGCTCCTGCCCCGTGAGGTCGCTTACGGCAAGATGGCGAACATGGTCGAAGCGGCCCGTAACGTCGAGAAGGAACTCGACGAGGGAACGATCGACATCGAACGCGACACGGCCGCGCCTGCGGACGACTGA
- a CDS encoding 5-methyltetrahydropteroyltriglutamate--homocysteine methyltransferase: MTEYVSTTPGLFPLPDWAKDDLSDLKGHQKHDLISGDEGEEISSVYEQARAEVIEGQQDAGLDRVVEGQLRWDDMLAHPLAVHDAVETRGIVRYYDNNNFYREPVVSGDLEFSGDVAGELEAAAELTDDLQAVLPGPYSLADLATDEQYGNEAEFLGAIAEFLADEVDAFPDVETLFLLEPSLVENAPEDGADERASEAIDRVAAATDADVVVQPYWGALEEKVYAHLLDADIDAVGFDFVSNQDDNLYNIQEYGAPADISLGLADGQNTLVEDPEAIRDRVDWVEGQLPVAEFETVYLTTNTETFYLPYAKYEEKLAVLAEAADLAEVTVA, encoded by the coding sequence ATGACTGAGTACGTTTCGACCACGCCGGGGCTGTTCCCGCTCCCGGATTGGGCGAAAGACGATCTCTCGGACCTGAAGGGCCACCAGAAACACGACCTCATCAGCGGCGACGAGGGTGAGGAGATTTCTTCGGTATACGAGCAAGCACGCGCCGAAGTAATCGAGGGCCAACAAGACGCCGGCCTCGACCGCGTCGTCGAAGGACAGCTTCGCTGGGACGACATGCTCGCCCACCCGCTGGCCGTCCACGACGCCGTCGAAACCCGCGGCATCGTCCGCTACTACGACAATAACAACTTCTATCGAGAGCCCGTCGTCAGCGGCGACCTCGAGTTCTCGGGCGACGTCGCAGGCGAACTCGAGGCGGCTGCCGAACTCACCGACGATCTGCAGGCGGTCCTCCCCGGGCCGTACTCGCTGGCCGACCTCGCCACCGACGAACAGTACGGCAACGAAGCCGAGTTCCTCGGTGCGATCGCCGAGTTCCTCGCGGATGAAGTCGACGCCTTCCCGGACGTCGAGACGCTGTTCCTGCTCGAGCCGTCGCTCGTCGAGAACGCGCCCGAAGACGGCGCAGACGAACGCGCAAGCGAGGCGATCGACCGGGTCGCAGCCGCGACCGACGCCGACGTCGTCGTCCAGCCCTACTGGGGCGCACTCGAGGAGAAGGTCTACGCCCACCTGCTCGATGCCGACATCGACGCGGTCGGCTTCGACTTCGTCTCGAATCAGGACGACAACCTCTACAACATTCAGGAGTACGGTGCGCCGGCGGACATCTCGCTCGGCCTCGCCGACGGCCAGAACACGCTGGTCGAAGACCCCGAAGCGATCCGCGACCGGGTCGACTGGGTCGAAGGACAGCTGCCAGTCGCCGAGTTCGAGACCGTCTACCTGACGACGAACACGGAAACGTTCTACCTGCCATACGCCAAGTACGAGGAGAAACTCGCCGTCCTTGCTGAGGCCGCAGACCTCGCAGAGGTGACCGTCGCATGA
- a CDS encoding outer membrane protein assembly factor BamB family protein, with product MPSTRRTLLTTVGVASVALAGCSMPSRFSKPDDPSPSGVAELPDPDGHVAGANGDWSTFGCNAANTREIADGKAPVDGVTERWRVEVTQLSYQEPVVADGHVYYVDHRTLRVFDAADGTELWSFEDVHTPPLLWDGIAYVATAGTLHALEADTGDPVWNREFEGPGSVTTPGTYAGRRLVFGVGEQVVALDPTDGSVEWRRDVFGQVLDHVAVFRGHWFVIATEAGEVYLLDEEGIGGRRWQLPAAPMAPPSADSDSVYVTCWNGTTYALMDDGSGLSSPGINWTADTGGVERGIGVIDGLVLVASGGELHAIDSDSGDRRWESAIGDWQQTAPAAGRDTVFVGGDRLWAFDPTPSNSLGSGPAVRFEQEFAGRVGPGPILDDGTLYVVAQVDDETHALLALE from the coding sequence ATGCCCTCCACGAGGCGGACACTATTGACGACCGTCGGTGTGGCGAGCGTCGCGCTCGCGGGTTGTTCGATGCCCTCACGGTTCTCAAAGCCCGACGACCCGTCGCCCTCCGGCGTCGCCGAGTTACCCGATCCCGACGGCCACGTCGCTGGCGCGAACGGTGACTGGTCGACGTTCGGCTGCAACGCCGCCAACACCCGCGAGATCGCGGATGGAAAGGCACCCGTCGATGGCGTCACCGAACGCTGGCGAGTCGAGGTGACGCAACTCTCCTATCAGGAACCCGTCGTCGCTGATGGACACGTCTACTACGTTGACCACCGAACCCTTCGCGTCTTCGACGCGGCCGACGGGACGGAACTGTGGTCGTTCGAGGACGTTCACACGCCGCCGTTGCTCTGGGACGGGATCGCCTATGTGGCTACTGCGGGGACGCTCCACGCACTCGAGGCTGACACGGGTGACCCGGTGTGGAACCGTGAGTTCGAGGGCCCTGGTTCGGTGACGACGCCGGGGACCTACGCCGGCCGCCGGCTGGTCTTCGGGGTTGGAGAGCAGGTGGTCGCGCTCGATCCGACCGACGGGTCCGTCGAGTGGCGACGCGACGTCTTCGGGCAGGTACTCGATCACGTCGCCGTCTTCAGGGGACATTGGTTTGTCATCGCGACCGAGGCCGGAGAAGTCTACTTGCTTGATGAGGAAGGGATCGGTGGACGGCGGTGGCAACTGCCCGCAGCACCGATGGCTCCGCCCAGCGCCGATTCGGATTCGGTCTATGTCACGTGCTGGAACGGAACGACGTACGCCCTGATGGATGATGGGAGTGGGCTCTCGAGTCCGGGAATCAACTGGACCGCCGATACCGGCGGGGTCGAACGCGGGATCGGTGTGATCGATGGGCTCGTCCTCGTCGCAAGCGGTGGCGAGCTTCATGCCATCGATTCGGACTCCGGTGATCGTCGCTGGGAGTCCGCGATCGGCGACTGGCAACAAACGGCCCCGGCAGCCGGCCGCGACACGGTTTTCGTCGGTGGCGACCGCCTTTGGGCGTTCGATCCAACGCCCAGCAACAGCCTGGGTAGCGGACCCGCTGTCCGGTTCGAACAGGAGTTCGCGGGGCGGGTTGGCCCTGGCCCGATTCTGGACGACGGCACACTCTACGTCGTCGCGCAAGTCGACGATGAAACGCACGCGTTGCTGGCCCTCGAGTAA
- a CDS encoding HemK2/MTQ2 family protein methyltransferase: MTLRDQRDIETDVYQPAEDSQLLADAVCDRLPDDEQRLVLEVGTGSGYVAGRIAEETPARVIASDLNPHAVRQARGEGVETVRADLVAPFADGTFDAVAFNPPYLPTDPENEWDDWMEHALSGGEDGRAVIDPFLERVGRVLAPDGVVYLLVSSLTGVDEVVERAGEEGFSAVAVADESFPFETLTVLELYP, encoded by the coding sequence ATGACACTCAGAGACCAGCGCGACATCGAGACGGACGTCTACCAGCCAGCGGAGGATTCGCAACTGCTCGCCGACGCGGTTTGCGATCGACTCCCCGACGACGAGCAGCGACTCGTCCTCGAGGTCGGCACGGGGTCGGGGTACGTCGCGGGTCGGATCGCCGAAGAGACCCCGGCGCGCGTGATTGCCTCGGATCTGAACCCACACGCGGTTCGGCAGGCCCGCGGCGAGGGCGTCGAGACGGTTCGCGCTGACCTCGTCGCGCCGTTTGCGGACGGCACGTTCGACGCGGTCGCGTTCAACCCGCCGTATCTCCCGACCGATCCCGAAAACGAGTGGGACGACTGGATGGAACACGCGCTGTCGGGCGGTGAGGACGGCCGTGCGGTGATCGATCCGTTCCTCGAGCGCGTCGGCCGCGTGCTCGCACCCGACGGCGTCGTCTACCTGCTCGTGAGTAGCCTGACGGGGGTCGATGAGGTCGTCGAACGCGCCGGCGAGGAAGGCTTTAGCGCCGTCGCCGTCGCCGACGAGTCGTTCCCCTTCGAGACGCTGACCGTCCTCGAGTTGTACCCGTAA
- a CDS encoding mechanosensitive ion channel family protein produces MPGTLSTLNRLSVTAIDRLSEAFGPNVKLAVTIAAVGVLLLVLLSYRQLQDWLTERTKPLYGDIISTAVLIGTCAVTVSVILGAWGLTGNVYTIYTEQLDLDDVIIGRAIVSFILIVGTLIFTRFVKRILNEVLGSASAVTDHQREITHRISQVVIWAVSLVVILGIWVDDLGGLLVGAGFLGIVVGMAARQTLGTVLAGFVLMFDRPFEIGDWIEVEDYEGIVTDISIVNTRIQSFDGEYIMIPNDVVSSSPVTNRSRRGRLRVEIDVGVDYTDDVERAAEIAHEEISNLERSLNGPSPQVVTKEFADSAVVLGVRFWIDKPSARRRAQARTEAIHAIKTAFDEADIKIPYPQRELSGRAETGGFQVADDGTRATTDRSPDERTESRDRRGMTPEDD; encoded by the coding sequence ATGCCCGGGACACTGTCTACGCTCAATCGACTGTCGGTGACCGCGATCGATCGACTGTCGGAGGCGTTCGGACCGAACGTCAAGCTCGCGGTGACGATCGCGGCGGTCGGCGTGTTGCTGCTCGTATTGCTCTCCTATCGGCAGCTTCAGGACTGGCTCACCGAGCGAACCAAGCCGCTGTACGGAGATATCATCTCGACAGCGGTGCTGATCGGTACCTGTGCGGTGACGGTGTCGGTCATCCTGGGTGCCTGGGGACTGACCGGGAACGTATACACGATCTACACGGAGCAACTCGATCTCGACGACGTCATCATCGGCCGAGCGATCGTCTCGTTTATTTTGATCGTCGGCACGCTCATCTTCACACGGTTCGTCAAGCGGATACTCAACGAAGTTCTCGGCTCCGCGTCGGCCGTCACAGACCACCAGCGCGAGATCACCCACCGGATTTCGCAGGTCGTCATCTGGGCCGTCTCGCTCGTCGTTATCCTCGGCATCTGGGTCGACGACCTCGGCGGTCTGCTCGTCGGGGCCGGGTTCCTTGGGATCGTCGTCGGTATGGCCGCCCGCCAGACGCTCGGGACGGTGCTCGCCGGCTTCGTGTTGATGTTTGACCGCCCGTTCGAGATCGGCGACTGGATCGAGGTCGAAGACTACGAGGGGATCGTCACCGATATCTCGATCGTCAACACGCGCATTCAGTCGTTCGACGGCGAGTACATCATGATCCCCAACGACGTCGTCTCCTCGAGTCCGGTGACGAACCGCTCGAGGCGGGGGCGCTTGCGCGTCGAGATCGACGTCGGCGTCGACTACACCGACGACGTCGAACGCGCCGCCGAAATCGCACACGAGGAGATCTCGAACCTCGAGCGCTCGCTGAACGGACCGTCGCCGCAGGTCGTCACCAAGGAGTTCGCCGATTCGGCGGTCGTCCTCGGCGTGCGCTTTTGGATCGACAAACCGAGCGCCAGACGACGGGCGCAGGCCCGAACAGAAGCGATTCACGCCATCAAGACGGCGTTCGACGAGGCGGACATCAAGATCCCGTACCCACAGCGCGAACTGTCCGGACGGGCCGAAACGGGCGGCTTTCAAGTTGCCGACGACGGCACTCGAGCGACGACCGATCGGTCACCGGACGAGCGAACGGAATCGCGGGATCGGCGCGGGATGACACCAGAGGACGATTAG
- a CDS encoding 16S ribosomal RNA methyltransferase A codes for MRDPDALIARAGVRGDPDHDQHFLVDDRVLDRLPTYLTAIDADTTHLLEIGGGTGVLTDRLLEIADEVTVVERDRPLAAFLREEFADEIAVGTLTVIEGDALEVELPDFTASVSNLPYGVSSEITFRLLPTGRPLVLMFQQEFAERMVADPGTAEYGRLSVSTQHYADAELVESIPKEAFSPPPAVQSAVVRLEPRDPDYEVDDEDFFLRFVKALFTQRRKTIRNAIRNTAHISGLEDPDAVVDAADEEILQMRAGAMAPAEFAALAQLAADVSDVTDGQ; via the coding sequence ATGAGAGATCCAGACGCGCTGATCGCCCGGGCGGGCGTCCGCGGCGATCCGGACCACGACCAGCACTTTCTCGTCGACGATCGCGTGCTCGATCGACTGCCGACCTATCTCACGGCGATCGACGCCGACACCACGCATCTGCTCGAGATCGGTGGCGGAACGGGCGTGTTGACCGACCGACTGCTCGAGATCGCCGACGAAGTGACCGTCGTCGAGCGCGACCGCCCGTTGGCCGCGTTCCTCCGCGAGGAGTTCGCCGACGAGATCGCCGTCGGCACGCTGACCGTGATCGAGGGTGACGCCCTTGAGGTCGAGCTGCCCGACTTCACCGCGTCGGTGTCGAACCTCCCCTATGGCGTCTCGAGCGAGATCACGTTCCGACTGCTGCCGACGGGCCGACCGCTCGTCTTGATGTTTCAACAGGAGTTCGCCGAGCGAATGGTCGCCGATCCCGGGACCGCCGAATACGGTCGACTCTCTGTGTCGACCCAGCACTACGCGGACGCCGAACTCGTCGAGTCGATCCCGAAGGAGGCGTTTTCGCCGCCGCCGGCGGTCCAAAGCGCCGTCGTTCGACTCGAGCCACGCGACCCCGACTACGAGGTCGACGACGAGGATTTCTTCCTTCGATTCGTCAAGGCGCTGTTCACCCAGCGCCGGAAGACGATCCGCAACGCGATCCGGAACACGGCCCACATCTCGGGGCTCGAGGACCCCGATGCGGTCGTCGACGCGGCCGACGAGGAGATCCTTCAGATGCGAGCCGGCGCGATGGCCCCCGCGGAGTTTGCGGCGCTGGCCCAGCTCGCCGCCGACGTCAGTGACGTAACCGACGGCCAGTGA
- a CDS encoding DUF655 domain-containing protein, with the protein MSEADGDETDVRRAVVLDYLAHGLSDDGRPQYAKSPAGYAVGIEDFQLYQVAFDEDERLTIGSEVVVDPPAERDVVTECRRVEYADLSSGAQSELEYVVADLVEEYEDRFVDFYNDAQPITLRLHQLNLLPGIGKKLRNGILDERKRKPFESFDDLSERVSGLHDPDEILVERILEELREDDLKYRTFVGRREQEQNQ; encoded by the coding sequence ATGAGCGAAGCCGATGGCGACGAGACGGACGTTCGGCGCGCGGTCGTGTTGGATTACCTCGCACACGGGCTCTCGGACGACGGCCGACCGCAGTACGCGAAGTCGCCGGCAGGATACGCTGTCGGTATCGAAGACTTCCAGCTGTATCAGGTCGCGTTCGACGAGGACGAGCGGCTGACCATCGGAAGCGAGGTCGTCGTCGACCCACCCGCCGAACGGGACGTCGTCACCGAATGTCGACGCGTCGAGTATGCCGACCTTTCCTCGGGAGCTCAGTCGGAACTCGAGTACGTCGTCGCCGATCTCGTCGAGGAGTACGAAGATCGCTTCGTCGACTTCTACAACGATGCTCAGCCGATCACGCTGCGACTCCATCAGCTGAATCTGCTGCCGGGGATCGGGAAGAAACTCCGCAACGGCATCCTCGACGAGCGCAAACGCAAGCCGTTCGAGAGCTTCGACGACCTCTCCGAGCGCGTCTCGGGGCTACACGACCCCGACGAAATCCTAGTCGAGCGCATTCTCGAGGAACTGCGCGAGGACGACCTCAAGTATCGGACGTTCGTCGGCCGACGCGAGCAGGAACAGAATCAGTAG
- a CDS encoding RNA polymerase Rpb4 family protein has product MTIFKEIVDEEFLTVSETKELLADIEAERALDEDRELRYELARAIEHVNRFSVLEPEEAQALVDDLQEVEKVDEATAYKIANLLPRNRDELRSVYAQQRYSLSGDELDEILNVIAQYV; this is encoded by the coding sequence ATGACGATCTTCAAAGAGATCGTCGACGAGGAGTTCCTGACGGTCTCGGAAACGAAGGAACTGCTCGCCGACATCGAAGCCGAACGCGCGTTAGACGAGGACCGCGAGCTACGCTACGAACTCGCTCGAGCGATCGAACACGTCAACCGCTTTAGCGTCCTCGAGCCCGAGGAGGCCCAAGCGCTCGTCGACGACCTTCAAGAGGTCGAGAAAGTCGACGAAGCCACGGCGTACAAGATCGCCAACCTCCTGCCGCGCAACCGGGACGAGCTCCGATCGGTGTACGCACAGCAACGGTACTCGCTGTCGGGGGACGAACTCGACGAGATCCTCAACGTCATCGCGCAGTACGTCTGA
- a CDS encoding 50S ribosomal protein L21e yields the protein MPNSNGPRQGSRRKLANKPRDRGSSPPQRAIQEYEAGEKVHLKIDPSVPDGRYHPRFDGRTGEVVGKQGDAFKVQINDRGKEKTLIVTAAHLRAQNQEKSRI from the coding sequence ATGCCGAACTCTAATGGCCCTCGTCAGGGATCCCGACGAAAGCTCGCGAACAAACCTCGAGACCGCGGTTCCTCGCCGCCACAGCGAGCGATTCAGGAGTACGAAGCCGGAGAGAAAGTCCACCTGAAGATCGACCCAAGCGTTCCTGACGGACGCTACCACCCACGCTTCGACGGCCGCACCGGCGAAGTCGTCGGCAAACAGGGCGACGCCTTCAAGGTCCAGATCAACGACCGCGGCAAAGAGAAGACGCTGATCGTCACTGCAGCCCACCTGCGCGCCCAGAACCAAGAAAAGAGCCGAATCTGA
- a CDS encoding MBL fold metallo-hydrolase, whose translation MHSDHERGAGVHTLPMTIEYGGRTMTITPTAVETDRGLVLIDVGPAGAVDGIRTHLRSLGYDLEDIWLVVVTHHDGDHAGGLSDLLEAVDAVVATHREEAPFVTGERDPIKSDGDRYSPVAVDLELADGVRIPTLAGPMEVVATPGHTPGHCSLYFSEGNLLLAGDALVANGDEPLAGPKPEFTPDMDRALESVDDLATLEIDHVVCHHGGYVDRGSETIREISEQRRD comes from the coding sequence ATGCACTCCGACCACGAGCGCGGCGCGGGCGTCCACACGCTCCCGATGACGATCGAGTACGGCGGCCGCACGATGACGATCACACCCACGGCCGTCGAGACCGACCGCGGTCTCGTCCTGATCGACGTCGGGCCAGCGGGTGCCGTCGACGGCATTCGAACCCACCTCCGGTCGCTTGGGTACGACCTCGAGGACATCTGGCTCGTCGTCGTGACTCACCACGACGGCGACCACGCGGGCGGCCTCAGTGACTTGCTCGAGGCCGTCGACGCGGTCGTCGCGACCCACCGCGAGGAAGCCCCCTTCGTGACGGGCGAGCGCGACCCGATCAAGAGCGACGGCGATCGCTATTCGCCGGTTGCGGTCGATCTGGAACTGGCCGACGGCGTCCGCATTCCGACACTCGCGGGACCGATGGAAGTCGTTGCGACGCCCGGCCACACGCCGGGCCACTGTTCGCTGTATTTCTCCGAGGGGAACCTGCTGCTTGCCGGCGATGCACTCGTCGCAAACGGCGACGAACCGCTTGCCGGCCCGAAACCCGAGTTCACACCCGATATGGACCGCGCACTCGAGTCAGTCGACGACCTCGCGACCCTCGAGATCGATCACGTCGTCTGTCATCACGGCGGCTACGTCGATCGGGGCAGTGAGACGATCCGAGAAATTTCCGAGCAACGGCGCGACTGA